The Wansuia hejianensis genomic interval GAAGGAGACCATTGCACGTGAGCTTTTCGAGGGCAAGACATATCCCTGGGAGCTTTTGCCGCTGATTAAAGAGTTTATTCTGAAGCTGGGGGCGTCACTTCCGTCTGAGGAATACGATCATCCGGAGGGACAGATCTGGATCGCACGGGATGCGAAAATTGCTCCCACAGCCTCAATCACCGGCCCCTGTATCATCGGGAAAGGAGCGGAGATCCGCCAGAGTGCGTTTATCAGAGGGAATGCCATTGTCGGTGAAGGAGCAGTCGTGGGCAATTCTACAGAGCTGAAAAATGTCATCCTGTTTAATAAAGTACAGGTGCCCCATTATAATTACGTGGGGGATTCCATCCTGGGTTATAGAGCTCACATGGGCGCTGGGTCTATCACTTCCAACGTGAAATCCGACAAGAGGCTTGTAATCGTGAAAGGACAGGGCGAAGAGCTTCCCACCGGCCTGAAAAAGTTCGGAGCCATGCTGGGCGACTATGTGGAGGTGGGCTGCGGCAGCGTTCTGAATCCTGGCAGCGTGATCGGCCCCCATACGAATATCTATCCGCTTTCCAGCGTCCGCGGAGTCATTGCGCCCAATCACATCTTCAAAAATGCCGGTGAAATCGTCGAAAAAACACTTTACGAAACAGAAAGTTTATGAGAAAATAGCAAAGAGTACAAGTTCAATTTGAAAGGAGTTAAACAATGATTTATTCAAAAGAGGTAGAGATGATGTGTCCGGTACATCAGGGCGTACATCATGGTGCAGCTCCAATTCCGGAACAGGCGAAATGGGTTAAGGCAAAAGAAGTTAAAGATATTTCCGGTCTGACACACGGCATCGGCTGGTGCGCTCCCCAGCAGGGTACCTGTAAACTGACCTTAAATGTTAAAGACGGAATCATCCAGGAAGCTCTGGTTGAGACCATCGGATGCTCTGGAATGACTCATTCCGCAGCGATGGCTTCCGAGATTCTTCCGGGACTGACTGTCATGGAAGCGCTGAACACCGACCTGGTATGCGATGCGATCAATACTGCCATGAGAGAGCTGTTTCTTCAGATCGTTTACGGACGTTCTCAGAGCGCGTTCTCTGAGGAAGGGCTGCCGGTAGGAGCAGGTCTGGAAGACCTTGGAAAGGGCCTCCGTTCTCAGGTGGGTACCATGTACGGAACACTGAAAAAAGGACCTCGTTATCTGGAGATGACCGACGGTTATGTGACCGGAGTAGCTCTGGATGAAGAAGATGAGATCATCGGCTATAAATTTGTGAACTTTGGTAAGATGATGGACTTCATCAAAGGCGGAGATGACGCGAACACCGCGTTTGAGAAGGCACAGGGACAGTATGGACGTGTTGCTGACGCTGCTAAAATCATTGACCCGAGAAAAGAGTAATAGAGGAGGACGAAAAAGATGGCTTTATTTGAATCATACGAAAGAAGAGAAAAACAGGTTCTGGCAAAGCTCGCTGAGTACGGAATCGACTCTATCGAAGGCGCAGCAGAAGTGACCAAGGCCGCAGGCCTGGACGTATACTCAATGGTAGAGAAAATCCAGCCGATCTGTTTTGAAAACGCAAAATGGGCATACACGGTTGGAGCTGCCATTGCGATTAAGAAAGGCTGCAGGAAAGCTTCTGAAGCCGCCGCCGCAATCGGTGAGGGACTGCAGGCCTTCTGCATCCCCGGATCAGTGGCAGACCAGCGTAAGGTGGGTCTGGGACACGGCAACCTGGGCAAGATGCTTCTGGAAGAGGATACAGAGTGCTTCGCATTCCTGGCCGGACATGAGTCATTTGCCGCGGCAGAAGGCGCCATCGGCATTGCTGAGAAGGCGAACAAGGTACGCCAGAAGCCGCTCCGCGTGATCCTGAACGGTCTGGGCAAGGACGCCGCGCAGATCATTTCCCGTATCAACGGATTTACATATGTGGAGACGGATTATGATTATTACACCGGAGAACTGAAGGAAGTATACCGCAAGTGCTATTCCAAGGATGCATCCAGCCCCCGTGCGAAGGTTAACTGCTACGGAGCCAATGACGTGCAGGAAGGCGTAGCCATCATGTGGAAGGAAAATGTGGATGTATCCATCACTGGCAATTCCACCAACCCGACCCGTTTTCAGCATCCGGTGGCAGGAACCTATAAAAAAGAGAGGATTCAGGCAGGAAAAAAATATTTCTCTGTTGCATCCGGCGGCGGCACCGGCCGTACCCTGCACCCGGACAATATGGCGGCAGGCCCGGCTTCCTATGGCATGACAGATACCATGGGACGTATGCACAGCGACGCCCAGTTCGCAGGCTCATCCTCCGTTCCGGCCCATGTAGAGATGATGGGACTGATCGGCGCAGGCAACAATCCGATGGTCGGCATGACCGTGGCTGTGGCAGTAGCTGTTGAGGAGAGCGCTAAAGCAGGAAAATTCTAAATATAAAGAAGAGTACAGAAGTAATTTAACAACTGCGCCGGTCATAAAGGACCGGTGCAGTCTTTGTATGAAGAGTACGACGGATCTTCGGGGGCACCGTGCGGAAAAAGGCCCTCCGGGCACAAAATACATGGCCGCTGATCCAGCACCAAAAAAGGGAAGCAGACCCTATAGGCCTGGTTCCCCTTTTTGACCAATGAATACCAATAAAACAGTAACTCAAAAGCTTTTTAATCCAAACATATTTTAAAATAAACACATATATATTATACCTGAATTACATCGAATATGCAAGAAGATTATTCATTAAATGATAAGCTAAATGATATCGGGGATTTTGGATCGCAGTACTTTTCAGACAAATGTAAGCAATTGAAACAGATTGTACAAATCCAGCTTTCCATATCCCCAGACAGGATTGGGATACAGCTCTCCGCTGGTTCGTGAGGCTCCCCGCATAATCAGCGTGTTGACATCGTTTCCGGTAATCAACGTATAATTTCCGCGGGTGACGGCCCATTCAAAGACAATGGCAACTGCTCCGGCCGCGTGGGCGGCTGCTGCTCCGGTTCCGGTCAGGGACGCGTAGGAGCTGTGCAGATCAGCGCAGGGGAGTTTGTAGCCGGGTACGGCGACTGTGGGTTTCACATGTCCGAACCGCGTGTAGCCCCGGCTGGAGCTGATCAAGATACTTCCATTTGTATGATTATAAGCGCTGGCCGTCAGGGCATAATCAGCGTTGCCGGGCGCGGTGATCGTAGTATCCGGAGAAGATTCCAGAAAAAAAGTACCGTTGGAAATCAGGCTGCCGTTTGGCAGCCAGGAATGATAAGAAAATGGGTTAGTATCGATATTCAGGACTCTGATACGCCAAAGTCCCTCAACGGCATCAGTGAAACGGATTAAGATCAGCTGTGTTCCGTTCTCCTGTTCCAGAAGTATGTTGTTGATCCATGCAACTGTAGGATTAAGAATAAAACGGTGCGGAAGGCACATGCCAAATGAGGGATAAATGATCGGGGAAGTTTCTCCGTTGGGCGCTGTGATCTCAAGAGCCAGGCGTGCCTGCAGGTCGGGCCATATTTCTAAAGAAAAAAACGGGTCTGCACCGGAAATTCTCAATTCAAATTCGTCACTGAAAGGCATCTCCGTTTTCATGCTATAGTGGTGCCTGTGGTTATTACCTTCATTGCCGGCGGCGACTGATATGTTAATTTGCGGCAGCTGGCACAGGGAATTAATATAGCTGCTGGTCGCGCCCAGCGATTCATGTCCGGACAGACTGGAGCTGAGCGCGATACAGATGACGAGGGGGCGGCCAAATCTATCAGCAAGGCTGGTCAGATAGCGGATACCCAGAATGAGATCCGTTTCCTGATAGCAGAGAGCGCTGTCCGGAATACAGAAGATCGTTTTCAGGTTCTGTTTAGCCTCTTTTAGCTTAACGACTGCGAGCTGGGCTTCTGGTACAACTCCTGAAAAAGAATGCTTTATGTCGGCGCTTCCGGCGGCGATACTTGCGATTCCCGTGCCATGTCCGTTGGTATCAGTGCTGGGGACAATAGAATATGGATCACCTGAGCCCAGCGCCAGATTTAGTTTTTCCTGAGTATATTCAGTACCGAAGGTAAAACCGCCGGGAGGACTTCCGTCCTGAATTGTCTGATCCCAAATGCTGATAATGCGGGAAGTGCCGTCAGGAAAGCGGAAGGCAGGATGTGAATAATCAATTCCGGTATCAACGATTCCAATGATTACACCCAGCCCGAAGTATGCCAGCTGCGGATTATTCTGTACCGGGGAGATATTTGAACTGCCCAGAGACGGCTCCGATGACAGTGTGTACAGGGTAGGAAAACTGTAATAGGGGTGTGTGCCGAGATCACAAAGGGTCTGATTCTGGACATTTACATGGAAAATGCTGTGTTTTTCGTTTAATTCTGTAATTGCAGCATTGTTTGTATCTGGTAAAAATCTATTGTTGATGATGAGATCATAATAATTTTCATCCAGAATTTTGTTCATATTGTTCCACCTGGTCATGTTATAATATTAATACTATATGATAGGCGATAAAGCAGTATGACAATCTGAAATAACAGCCAGGTAAAAGCATGTTCCGGAGCAGTTTGTTTAAGGTTTATTTCTTGAAGATCCAGTGGAACAGTGCAACCGCTCCGATCAGCTTCAAGAAACCGCCCAGGAGCTTGAAGATTGCTCTAAATAGGAAAAAGATCAGCAGAAGCGGCAGAAGTAAAATTGTAAAAAGCAGTCTAATCATGGGGACTCCTTTCTTATGAATGATTGTGTTCATCTATAGTCTAATATAAATTAATTAAAAATCAGGCGGGTTTTTATTAACATTTTCCTATTAATCATACTCCAGAGCACATCACAGAATACACCCCGGTAACTTGATACAGGTACAGATTTAGTTACGGTAAGGCTGATTTCTGTCAGAGGAGAATATCCTTTCCGGCAATGGTGTGCGGGCCGGCTGGAAAAATATCCGGTCACGCCGGAGGATTTGAATACATATTACGACAGAGATAAAGACAATGAAGATATATGGGGAATGACAGCCTTTGATGTTTCAGTGATTATCGGACACCTGACGATGCGCTGTACTGACAGCAGCCGGGAAATGGTCAGGCTGGGGTTTATTATCATAGATGACCGTTTGAGAGGAAAGGGATATGGCAGAGAGATGTTTTCTATGGCTGTCGGGTACGCCTTTGAATTCCTGCGCGTCAGAAAAGTATCGTTGGGAATATTTGAAAATAACGAGGCGGCAAAGAATTGCTGCCGGGCCTGCGGATCTATACAGGCTGAAACAAAAAATGCAGAAATATATCGTTGCCTGGGGGAGACATGGAAGTGCCTGGAAATGGAATTGTACAATAAATATCCTCCAGCCGGAGCGTGTTCTCGGGATCTTTCAGTGTGAGACCGGACACCTCCGATACGGGCGGAACCGCACTCCTTCCGGAACTGGCGGATTGTTCTAATTATAGTCCAAAATGCCTGAAAAAGCAATGGTCCGGAGAACGATGCTATTTTACCAGATCGCTGTATTCATGATGCCTGCTGAACCATTGGATCGCATAGGGGCACGTTAAAACTACTTTTTTATTCTGCTTCTGCAGCAGACCGGCAGCGGCCTCCATGAGCCTGCCGGCAATGCCCTGTCCTCTGAGAGAATCATCTACATAGGTGTGATTGATATTTACAATATTTTCGTCCACATCAGGGAATGTTACTTCTGCAAGAAGATTGTTATTGTCACTGATCAGTGAAATTCTGTTTGGCTCATATGTGAAATCCATTTCGAGGCCTCCTTTCATTGTATAATAATAAATTATATCATTGCGTGTTCTCATAAGCAATCGGATTTTAGTAAATGGGGAATCTGCCGGTGAGGACAACATCGTGGCTTTTCTCTTTATTTGCCTTGGGATGTATTGCGGGAGGTCTTCCGGGTATGATATAATGACCGGGTATAGAGTAGAATCATAGATGATTCGGAAATATGAAATCCTACAAACAGAAGAAAGAAGGACAGAGTTTATGAATGTAATGGGTATGCTGCAGGATAAGACTGCGGTGGTAACAGGAGGTACAAGAGGAATCGGCCGTGCGGTCGTAGAAACATTTTTGAAGAACGGCGCAAAGGTTGTTCTGTTTGGTTCCAGGCAGGAAACTGTGGATCAGGCACTTTCCGAACTGAAGGAAGAACATCCGGACTGGACAGTCACCGGCCTTGCTCCGGATCTGACGGACTATTCATCCGTCGAAAAAGCAATGGGTCAGGTCAAGAATCAGTACGGGCGCATTGATATTCTGGTTAACAACGCCGGTATTTCAGCGAGGGAATCTATCTATGAATACGATCCCGAGGCGTTTAAAAAAATAATGGATTTGAATGTTAATGGGGTTTTTAACTGTTCAAAGGCCGTGGCACCGATTATGAAAGGGCAGGGCGGAGGTTCTATGATCAATATCAGTTCCATGGTAAGTCTCTATGGACAGCCTGCAGGCTGCGGTTATCCGGCGTCCAAATATGCGGTAAACGGGTTGACAAAATCACTGGCCAGAGAACTGGGACGGGATCAGATCCGGGTGAATGCGGTGGCTCCGGGAGTGACCCGGACTGATATGGTGGCGGCGCTGCCGGAGGATATGGTACAGCGCCTTGCGGCGACAATCCCATATGGAAGAGTAGGAGAGCCTGAAGAGGTGGCAAATACAGTCCTGTTTTTGGCAAGTGAGCTGGCCAGTTACGTGACTGGAGCAGTCATCTCGGTGGATGGGGCAGCCATGTGTTAAATAACAAAGCTACAGGAAAATGCCGGCGTAAGGAGAAGGTTTTGTCTCCATATGCCGGCATTTCATTCGGCCAGCTTCTGTATATGAAGGGCTTAACAGATTAACGTACCCTTGCGTCCTCTGGCGGCAGGTTAAAGCCGTCCAGGCAGTGCAGATCAAAGTATGTATGGGCGATATCCAGAAATTCGCTGCAGTCTGTGATGTTCCGGGTCAGGGTATCAGCTCCCTTTTCCAGCGTAAAAACTGTTCCCAATATGTGTGCTGCCCCATCCCCGGTCCGCACATTGAGGAATAATTTTTGGGTAAATATTGAATTGGGGTTCTGGGAGCAATAATCATTCATCGCAACAAAATCGACATTTTCCTGGGGCATCGTGTAGAACTGCATCACAAGTTCCAGCAGTCCTGAAGATGTTGTACGGCTGAGCGTCCACCAGTAATCGTCTGTTCTCGATACGTGATATTGTCCGGAGCCGAAGCAGGTGGTGGCGTGATCCTCAATGAGAACACTTCCGGGCGCGGCCGGACCGCCGTAGCCTACGTCGCAGAAATACTGCCGCCCTTCAGATTCGACGATAATTCCCCGGTGAAGTATAGGCGGCGTGAAGGCCTTGTTTCTCAGGATTCGGCACATACAGGCGGTCGCATGATAACCCAGATCTTTTAAGAGCTGCGTGAAAAGGGCGTTGAGCTCAAAACAGTAGCCGCCACGCCTGCTCACTATTACCTTGTCAAAGATATCAGGGATACCCAGGGAAATAGGTCGGTGATACGCGCAGACATCCAAATTTTCAAAAGGAATCCTGCACTGATGCGCATAAATGAGGGTGTCCAGATAGCTTTTATCCAATTTCACCGGGGCGGGAACCTGAAGCCGTTCCAGATAGGCGGGAACATCGGGGATTGAGTGATACAGTCGTTCGTACATTAGTAAAAATCTCCTTAGAGCCTGTTAAATCAATGGTGATTCTATTATAAATAAGAATTAGAAAATTTACAATATGGATTCCGTTTAGTGTCAGCGTTAAGGATTGCTTTTTAAGGGGGGCCGAATTATAATAAGGAGCATGCGCGTGCCGGCGGCCAATGTCCGGTCTGCAGATTTTAATTATATAACTGGCTTTGAACAGCAAGACATTCTGAAAATTCACTGGTACGAAAGCCGCCCGAAGGGGCAGATAGAGAGGAAAGCGATGAATAAAGTAGAGAATAAATCCGGATTGAAAGAGGCAGCAATCCTTTTTGAAGGCTGGCAGGAGGGCATAATCTGGTCCTGCCTGCAGGGAATTATGGGAGAGATCTGTGTGGAGGAAGGAGAAAATCCGGAGTCTGCCGCCGCTCATCTTGGGGATTTCTGTTTTCTGGCCGGAGAGCCGGACAGGGAACTGGTAGAAGATATATACAGGAAATGGGGGCAGAAGTTTCTCATAGCTGTGCCGCAGAATGAGGGGTG includes:
- a CDS encoding acyltransferase, which produces MKYVTIGELYDLKETIARELFEGKTYPWELLPLIKEFILKLGASLPSEEYDHPEGQIWIARDAKIAPTASITGPCIIGKGAEIRQSAFIRGNAIVGEGAVVGNSTELKNVILFNKVQVPHYNYVGDSILGYRAHMGAGSITSNVKSDKRLVIVKGQGEELPTGLKKFGAMLGDYVEVGCGSVLNPGSVIGPHTNIYPLSSVRGVIAPNHIFKNAGEIVEKTLYETESL
- a CDS encoding iron-sulfur cluster assembly scaffold protein produces the protein MIYSKEVEMMCPVHQGVHHGAAPIPEQAKWVKAKEVKDISGLTHGIGWCAPQQGTCKLTLNVKDGIIQEALVETIGCSGMTHSAAMASEILPGLTVMEALNTDLVCDAINTAMRELFLQIVYGRSQSAFSEEGLPVGAGLEDLGKGLRSQVGTMYGTLKKGPRYLEMTDGYVTGVALDEEDEIIGYKFVNFGKMMDFIKGGDDANTAFEKAQGQYGRVADAAKIIDPRKE
- a CDS encoding GGGtGRT protein, whose protein sequence is MALFESYERREKQVLAKLAEYGIDSIEGAAEVTKAAGLDVYSMVEKIQPICFENAKWAYTVGAAIAIKKGCRKASEAAAAIGEGLQAFCIPGSVADQRKVGLGHGNLGKMLLEEDTECFAFLAGHESFAAAEGAIGIAEKANKVRQKPLRVILNGLGKDAAQIISRINGFTYVETDYDYYTGELKEVYRKCYSKDASSPRAKVNCYGANDVQEGVAIMWKENVDVSITGNSTNPTRFQHPVAGTYKKERIQAGKKYFSVASGGGTGRTLHPDNMAAGPASYGMTDTMGRMHSDAQFAGSSSVPAHVEMMGLIGAGNNPMVGMTVAVAVAVEESAKAGKF
- a CDS encoding S8 family peptidase, which codes for MNKILDENYYDLIINNRFLPDTNNAAITELNEKHSIFHVNVQNQTLCDLGTHPYYSFPTLYTLSSEPSLGSSNISPVQNNPQLAYFGLGVIIGIVDTGIDYSHPAFRFPDGTSRIISIWDQTIQDGSPPGGFTFGTEYTQEKLNLALGSGDPYSIVPSTDTNGHGTGIASIAAGSADIKHSFSGVVPEAQLAVVKLKEAKQNLKTIFCIPDSALCYQETDLILGIRYLTSLADRFGRPLVICIALSSSLSGHESLGATSSYINSLCQLPQINISVAAGNEGNNHRHHYSMKTEMPFSDEFELRISGADPFFSLEIWPDLQARLALEITAPNGETSPIIYPSFGMCLPHRFILNPTVAWINNILLEQENGTQLILIRFTDAVEGLWRIRVLNIDTNPFSYHSWLPNGSLISNGTFFLESSPDTTITAPGNADYALTASAYNHTNGSILISSSRGYTRFGHVKPTVAVPGYKLPCADLHSSYASLTGTGAAAAHAAGAVAIVFEWAVTRGNYTLITGNDVNTLIMRGASRTSGELYPNPVWGYGKLDLYNLFQLLTFV
- a CDS encoding GNAT family N-acetyltransferase; the encoded protein is MEKYPVTPEDLNTYYDRDKDNEDIWGMTAFDVSVIIGHLTMRCTDSSREMVRLGFIIIDDRLRGKGYGREMFSMAVGYAFEFLRVRKVSLGIFENNEAAKNCCRACGSIQAETKNAEIYRCLGETWKCLEMELYNKYPPAGACSRDLSV
- a CDS encoding GNAT family N-acetyltransferase: MDFTYEPNRISLISDNNNLLAEVTFPDVDENIVNINHTYVDDSLRGQGIAGRLMEAAAGLLQKQNKKVVLTCPYAIQWFSRHHEYSDLVK
- a CDS encoding SDR family NAD(P)-dependent oxidoreductase, producing the protein MLQDKTAVVTGGTRGIGRAVVETFLKNGAKVVLFGSRQETVDQALSELKEEHPDWTVTGLAPDLTDYSSVEKAMGQVKNQYGRIDILVNNAGISARESIYEYDPEAFKKIMDLNVNGVFNCSKAVAPIMKGQGGGSMINISSMVSLYGQPAGCGYPASKYAVNGLTKSLARELGRDQIRVNAVAPGVTRTDMVAALPEDMVQRLAATIPYGRVGEPEEVANTVLFLASELASYVTGAVISVDGAAMC
- a CDS encoding arylamine N-acetyltransferase family protein, which gives rise to MYERLYHSIPDVPAYLERLQVPAPVKLDKSYLDTLIYAHQCRIPFENLDVCAYHRPISLGIPDIFDKVIVSRRGGYCFELNALFTQLLKDLGYHATACMCRILRNKAFTPPILHRGIIVESEGRQYFCDVGYGGPAAPGSVLIEDHATTCFGSGQYHVSRTDDYWWTLSRTTSSGLLELVMQFYTMPQENVDFVAMNDYCSQNPNSIFTQKLFLNVRTGDGAAHILGTVFTLEKGADTLTRNITDCSEFLDIAHTYFDLHCLDGFNLPPEDARVR